CGAGTCGCGTACGACGATGTGCGTGCCGAGCCGCACCGCACCGGTGCTCTGTTCGCGCCACTCGTCCTCGTCGCCCCCGGAGACGGCCAGTCGTACGGCCTGCCGGCCCATCTCCTCCAGCGGAATGTGCACGGTCGTCAGCCGGGGACGCAGCTCCTGGGCCACGGGGAGATCGTCGTAGCCCACGATGGACATGTCCTGCGGGACCCGCACCCCGGCTTCCTCCAGGGCCTGGTAGGCGCCCGCCGCGACCATGTCGTTGGCGGCGAAGACGGCGGTGAACTCCAGGTCGCTCCTGAGGAGTTCGGCCAGTCGGTTACGGCCGAAGGCCCGGCTGAAGGAACCGAGCTGCTCCAGTTCCGGATCGCGCTGCACACCGCGCAGGTCGAGAGCCCGCCGGTGTCCGGCGAGCCGGTCGCGGGTGGTGGAGAGCGCGGGCGGGCCGCCGAGGTAGAGGATGCGTTCGTGGCCCTGCGCCAGCAGATGGTCGGTGATGGCGAAGGCGCCGCCCTCGTTGTCGTACTCGACGTGGGCGGTCAGCGCCGGTTCATTGAGCGGGGGCCGCCCGCACAGCACCAGCTTCGAGCCGTCCGCGTCCAACTCCTTGGCACGACGGGCCAGTTCGGCCGTGTACGCGCGGTCCGCGATGGATCCGCCGACCACGATCACCGCGTCCGCCCGCCGCTCGTGCATCAGCTCGATGAAGGCCAGCTCGCGCTGCGGATCGCCCTGGGTGCAGCAGACCAGACAGAGCCGGTTGCCCAGCGCGGCCTCGCGCTCCACGCCGCGTGCGATGTAGGCGTAGAAGGGGTCGATGAGCTCGCTGACGACGATCCCGACCGTACGGCCCGAGACGCCGGCCAGGGCGCGGGCGTGCGCGTTGACGACGTACCCCAGCTCGCGCATCGCCTCCTCCACGCGCTCGCGCGTCGCGGCGGCGACCGGGTAGTTGCGGTTGAGTACGCGCGAGACGGTGGCCGTCGAGACCCCCGCGAGCCGCGCCACGTCAGTGACCGTCGCACGGCGCTGGCCGTCCGTGGCCGAGCTCTGGCGGCGCATGCGGCCCACCCCCTGGTTCTCGCTGTGTGGTGCGCCCGAGTTTATGGCCTGCGCGGTGGTGTCGTTCATGCGATGCGGTCCAGGTCGGCGAGGTGGACGGGATGGTTGAAGGGCAGCCCGCGGGCGTACCGGGTGAGTTCGTCCACGGCGAGCGCGCCGAGCCGTCCGACCTCGTTGCCCTGGGCCCCGGCCATATGGGGGGTGATGAACACGTTGGGCAGCTCCCACAGCGGGTGTCCGTGCGGCAGCGGCTCGGGATCCGTGACATCGAGTACGGCGTCGATCCGGCCGCTGACCAGGTGTTCTGTCAGCGCCTCGGTGTCCACGAGCCGCCCCCGCGCGGTGTTGACCAGCAGGGTGCCGGGGCGCATCAGGCCGATCGTCCGGGCGTCCAGGAGGTGCCGGGTCGCCGGGGTGTCGGGCGCGTGCACGCTCACCACGTCGCTGGTGGCGACCAGGGTGTCGAGATCGGTGAGCCGCGCGCCGAGCAGGTCGGCCTCGGCGGCGCTCACATACGGGTCGTAGAGCAGGACGTCGGCGTCGATCACCCGCAGCAGTTCGATCACGCGGCGCCCGATCCGCGAGGCGCCGATCACGCCGACGGTCAGACCGTGGGTGCCGATCCAGTGCTGGCGGTCGAGGTCGGCCTCGGTGCGGTGGGTGCGGCGGGTGCGGAAGAGCTGGGAGAGCGGGAAGGCCCGCTTGGCGCCCATGATGATCGCCGCGAGCGTGAACTCGGCGACGGGCACGGCGTTCGCCTCGGCCGCCGAGGAGACCGCGACTCCGCGTTCGTACGCCTCGGTGGCCAGGAAGGTCTTGACCGTGCCGGCCGCGTGGATGACGGCGCGCAGCCCGGGCGCCCGGTGCAGCAGGGTCGAGTCGATGGGCGGGCAGCCCCAGCCGGTGAGGAGCACTTCCGCACCGGCAAGTGCGTCGGCCGCCTCGGGGGAGCCGAACTCGCTGATGACATAGGGCGGTTGGAGATCGGCCGATTCCTCGAGCCGTACCCGTACCGGCGGCGGAAAGACGTCGTCGAGCAGACCCGGTGCCATGGCCAGTACGGTGCGCGGCCGCCGCGGGGGCGGCTCTGCGGGATCCGTAGCGGTCGGGACCGGTGCCTCGTCGGTGGTGCGCACCCTGCCTCCGGACAGTAAACGCGTTCTATGGATGGGCCGCACGCTAGGGAGCGCAATGGCTGCGCGTCAAGCGATCCGATCTCTCATCTGGCAGCATTTGTCGGGTATTTGGCGATCTGATGGACAGAAAACGGCCATAGAAACATCGCGTAACGCAGACGTTCCCCCGAATCTCTTGACGCTGGGGTTAACCGCTTACTACGTTGCGGCGGCAGAAGGCCCACCATGCGCCACCCAGCCGAACAGGACGGCACCATGGCTGAAACAGCACCTACGATGCCGCTCGAAAAGCGGCGCAAGCAGGCCAAAGCGCCCGCCCCGCCCGTCGTCGCCGCCCAGCGCAAGCTGGGCCTCTGGCAGCGGATCAGGCGCGACAAGGTCATGCTGCTGCTGACCCTGCCGGGGCTGCTCTACTTCGTGGTGTTCCACTACGTACCGCTGATCGGCTACATGGTGGCCTTCCAGGACTACCAGCCCTACCTCGGCTACATGCACAGCGCCTGGGTCGGCGTCTCCAACTTCACCGCGGCCTTCGCCGACCCGGACTTCTGGTCCGCCACCGGCAACACCCTGAAGATCGCCGTGGTCCAGCTGGTCCTCTTCTTCCCCGTGCCGATCGCCCTCGCCCTGCTGCTCAACAGCATCGTCAGCGACAAGCTCCGCCGCTTCGTCCAGAGCGTGGTGTACCTGCCGCACTTCATCGGCTGGGTCATCATCGTCTCGATCTTCCAGCAGATACTCGGCGGCGCCGGCCTGCTGCCCCATGTGCTCGAATCACTGGGCCTGCCCCGCTACGACATGATGACCGACCCCGCCGCCTTCCCCTGGCTGCTCGCGCTCCAGACGATGTGGAAGGACGCGGGCTGGGGCACCATCATCATCCTGGCCGCGCTGCTCTCCATCGACCGCGGCCTGTACGAGGCCTCGGCGATCGACGGCGCAGGCAAGTGGCGCCGTCTCTGGCACGTCACGCTCCCGGGGCTCTCCCCGGTGATCATCCTGCTGCTGATCCTCAACCTCGGGAACATCCTCACCGTCGGCTTCGAGCAGATCCTGCTCCAGCGCGACGCGGTGGGCGCCGGAGCGGGTGAAGTCCTCGACACCTACGTCTACTTCCACGGCATCAAGGACAACGCCTGGGGCGTTGCGGCCGCCGTCGGCCTGGTCAAGGCCGTGATCGGCACGGCACTGGTGATCGGTGCCAACAAGTTCGCCCACCGACTCGGCCATGAAGGGGTGTACCGCGGTGCTGACCGCTGAGAACTCGCGCGACAGCGCACCGGAGAAGACGACCCCGACCCCCTCGGAGGTGAGGACCGCGGCAGTCACCGAGCAGGCACCGCAGCAGCTCAGGCCGTCGGGCGCCAGGCCCCCGTGGATGGAGAAGCCGACCAAGCTCGGCCTCACCGGCAAGGGCATCGTCATCGTGCTGGTCGTGGCGATGGTCGCGTACCCGCTGCTCGGCGTGATCGGCACGAGCTTCGCCTCGCAGACCGACATCATCAAGTCATCGGGCCTGGTCCTGTGGCCCTCCCACCCCAACCTCGACGCCTACCGCACCGTGTTCACCGGCGGCGTCGTCACCCGCGCCCTCCTGGTGAGCTTCGGAGTGACGGTCTTCGGGACCGCGGCCAGCCTCCTGTGCACCATCGGGATGGCGTACGGGCTCTCCCGGCGCGATGTCGTCGGCTCGCGCTTCATCCTGATGACCGCGCTGTTCACCATGCTCTTCAACGCGGGCGTCATCCCCAACTTCCTTCTGGTGAAGGAGCTGGGCCTCTACAACACCTTCGCCGCCCTCGTCCTGCCCACCATGGTCAGCGCCTTCAACCTGGTGGTCCTTCGGTCCTTCTTCATGAACCTGCCCGAGGAGCTGTACGACGCCGCGAAGGTCGACGGCGCCGGCGACTTCCGCGTCCTCATCCAGGTCGTCCTGCCGCTCTCCAAGGCGGTTCTCGCGGTGGTCGGCCTCTTCTACGCGGTCTCGTACTGGAACGCGTACTTCAACGCCCTGCTTTACCTCGGCGACGCCGACAAGTGGCCGCTTCCCATGGTCCTGCGCACCTTCGTCCTGCAGGGCCAGAGCCTTGCCGAGGGCGGCGCGGGCGAGGCCGTCGCGCCGCAGCAGGCCGTGCAGATGGCCGTCCTGGTCGTCGCGGTCGTCCCGATCCTGCTCGTCTACCCCTTCCTTCAGCGGTACTTCACCAAGGGCGTCCTCACCGGCGCCATCAAGGGCTGACCGCAGCACCGCACCCCCACAACTTCCCCGTCCCGTCCCGCTTCTCGCCGAGGAGATCCCAGATGTCCGGCTCCACCCAGATCAACCGCCGAACCCTCTTCCGCTGGAGCGCAGGCATCGGCCTCGGCGTCGCGGCCGCCCCGCTCCTCGCCGCCTGCGGCGACGGCGGCACCACCGCCAAGGCCGAGGCGAAGACGACCTCGCTCCTTCCGACGACCACGGTCCGCAACATCGGTCTGAAGCCGGACCTGGCAGGCACCGCGGCCGGAGTCCCGCAGGGCTTCTTCGCGTACCCGGCCCAGCTGCAGCGCGCCACCACCGGCACCCCGCTCAAGGGCGCCAAGCCGATCTCCGCCGTCATGGAGACCTTCTCGCCGCTGCCGCCCGCCCGGGGGAAGAATGCCGCCTGGCAGGCGATCGAGAAGCTGCTCGGCACGCAGGTGAACGTGACGCCCGTGCCGGCCGACGACTACCCGACCAAGTTCTCCACGATGGTCGCGAGCGACAGCCTGCCCGACATCTTCATGTACCCCGAGACCGGCGGCGTCGACAACAAGTCCGGCTTCCTCGCCGCCAAGTGCGCGGATCTGACGCCGTACCTCGCCGGTGACAAGGTCAAGGACTACCCGAACCTCGCGGCCATCCCGAAGGGTGCCTGGCAGGGCGCGACCTTCGGGAGCAAGATCTTCGGCATCCCGATCACCCGTATCGGAACCGCCGGAGTCGGCTTCTACCGCCACGACCTCTTCGCCAAGGCCGGCGTCACCAACCTCGACCAGATCACCGACGTCGACCGGTTCACCGAACTG
The sequence above is drawn from the Streptomyces sp. NBC_01465 genome and encodes:
- a CDS encoding carbohydrate ABC transporter permease — translated: MEKPTKLGLTGKGIVIVLVVAMVAYPLLGVIGTSFASQTDIIKSSGLVLWPSHPNLDAYRTVFTGGVVTRALLVSFGVTVFGTAASLLCTIGMAYGLSRRDVVGSRFILMTALFTMLFNAGVIPNFLLVKELGLYNTFAALVLPTMVSAFNLVVLRSFFMNLPEELYDAAKVDGAGDFRVLIQVVLPLSKAVLAVVGLFYAVSYWNAYFNALLYLGDADKWPLPMVLRTFVLQGQSLAEGGAGEAVAPQQAVQMAVLVVAVVPILLVYPFLQRYFTKGVLTGAIKG
- a CDS encoding hydroxyacid dehydrogenase — protein: MAPGLLDDVFPPPVRVRLEESADLQPPYVISEFGSPEAADALAGAEVLLTGWGCPPIDSTLLHRAPGLRAVIHAAGTVKTFLATEAYERGVAVSSAAEANAVPVAEFTLAAIIMGAKRAFPLSQLFRTRRTHRTEADLDRQHWIGTHGLTVGVIGASRIGRRVIELLRVIDADVLLYDPYVSAAEADLLGARLTDLDTLVATSDVVSVHAPDTPATRHLLDARTIGLMRPGTLLVNTARGRLVDTEALTEHLVSGRIDAVLDVTDPEPLPHGHPLWELPNVFITPHMAGAQGNEVGRLGALAVDELTRYARGLPFNHPVHLADLDRIA
- a CDS encoding LacI family DNA-binding transcriptional regulator translates to MRRQSSATDGQRRATVTDVARLAGVSTATVSRVLNRNYPVAAATRERVEEAMRELGYVVNAHARALAGVSGRTVGIVVSELIDPFYAYIARGVEREAALGNRLCLVCCTQGDPQRELAFIELMHERRADAVIVVGGSIADRAYTAELARRAKELDADGSKLVLCGRPPLNEPALTAHVEYDNEGGAFAITDHLLAQGHERILYLGGPPALSTTRDRLAGHRRALDLRGVQRDPELEQLGSFSRAFGRNRLAELLRSDLEFTAVFAANDMVAAGAYQALEEAGVRVPQDMSIVGYDDLPVAQELRPRLTTVHIPLEEMGRQAVRLAVSGGDEDEWREQSTGAVRLGTHIVVRDSVAAPAKRPARRV
- a CDS encoding ABC transporter permease, coding for MAETAPTMPLEKRRKQAKAPAPPVVAAQRKLGLWQRIRRDKVMLLLTLPGLLYFVVFHYVPLIGYMVAFQDYQPYLGYMHSAWVGVSNFTAAFADPDFWSATGNTLKIAVVQLVLFFPVPIALALLLNSIVSDKLRRFVQSVVYLPHFIGWVIIVSIFQQILGGAGLLPHVLESLGLPRYDMMTDPAAFPWLLALQTMWKDAGWGTIIILAALLSIDRGLYEASAIDGAGKWRRLWHVTLPGLSPVIILLLILNLGNILTVGFEQILLQRDAVGAGAGEVLDTYVYFHGIKDNAWGVAAAVGLVKAVIGTALVIGANKFAHRLGHEGVYRGADR